Genomic segment of Serinicoccus hydrothermalis:
GCACCACCTACGAGATCCGCGGCTGGGCCTACGAGCGCGGCTACGGGCATACCTCTCCGCCGCGGATCGAGGTGGTCCTGGCCCGGCCGGGCGGCCGGGTGCCCGTGGAGGCGGAGGTGACCCCCGTGGTGGAGATGGAGGTCAACGCCCACGCGACCAAGGGCGAGTTCGACTACGCGAACACCGCCTTCGTCGCCCGGGTCGACCTCGCCCCGGTGCTCGCGGACGACGACCCCCGCCCGTGGGAGGTGCTCCTGCGGGTGACCGGGGCGGACGGCCGTGCCGCGACGGGCACCCTGAAGTACCGCCACCGCGACAGCTCGGCCCGGATGCTGGGGGCCCGCACCTTCTCGGGCGGCGTCCAGCTGGTGCCGCGGTGGGTCCGCCGCCACGGTCTGTTCTTCGACCGGGTGGTGCCTGCCACGCTCGCCCGCGACGTCGCCGTCGAGGGACGTCACGTGCGCGCCGAGGTGGAGCTGCGCGGCATCACCGCGCAACGGGTCGAGCTCATCTCCCGGTATGCCCGGCGCCCGGTGGAGGTCCAGGACGGGGGGCAGCGCGACGGCGTGCTCCGGGTCGTCGCCGAGATCCCCGAGACCTGGGTCGTCCTGCCGGAGGAGACCGACCTGCTCGCCCCGGAGACCGAGGAGGTGGCGCTCGACACGCAGGACGCGACCCCGGAGACCGCCGCGGAGGAGGCCGGCTCGGAGCAGTCCGACGACGGCGCACCCGTGGCGCAGGACGACGCGCGCGAGGGCCAGCGCCGGGTGGCGCAGACCTACCAGCTCGTCGTCGTCGACCAGGACGGGACCGAGCACGTCGTCGCCACCGCGCTGGACCAGTCCGGGCCGGTGCAGGCCCCGGGCTCGGGGCTGCTGGCGTATGCCGGCTCCGGCGGGGCGCTCTACGTCGCCGACCCGCTGTCCCACCTCGTCGTCACCGGCACAGAGGTCGAGCCCGGGGAGGCGCCGCGGCTGCGGCTGCGCGGCACCTGGGGCGGCGAGCTGGAGCACCTGGAGCTCGCCTTCGCCGGTCGGCGGCAGGTGGTGCCGGCCTCGGCGGACCTGCGCCCGGACGGCACCTGGACCGCCGAGGTGGACCTGCTGCAGCCGCTGTGGGGCGGGCCGGCCCGGCTGCCGCGCACCGGCAGCTACACGCTGCGCGGCCGCGACGCCGCGGGCGGGTCGGTGCGGGTCATGGCGGCACCGGAGCTGGTCGCGCGCACCCCGGAGAAGCTGCCGGTCGAGCAGGCCCGGCTGCGGTGGGAGATCGGCAAGGGACGCTCGCTGCGCCTGCGGGTCGGGCTGACCCGCGCGCCGGACGAGCTGGGCTCGTTCCACCAGCGGCGCATGGACGCGGCCTACCTCGCCGGCCCGCACGAGCCGCAGCGCTCGGTCTACCTCGAGTCGTTCTACGGCCGGCTGGCCACGTGCAACCCGCACGCCCTCGACGCGGTCATCGCCCGCGAGCACCCGGACTGGGTGCGCTACTGGGGGGTGACCGACCTCTCCGTCCCCGTGCCCGAGGGCGCCGTGTCGGTGGTCGAGGGCACGCAGGCGTGGTTCGACGCCCGGGCGCGCTCCCGCTTCGTCATCGCCAACGACTGGCTGCGCCGCCGGTTCACCCCGCAGCCCTTCCAGACCGTCCTGCAGACCTGGCACGGGTCGATGTTCAAGCGCATCGGGCTGGACCGTCCGAACGTCGGGGCCTCGACCCGGGAGGCGCTGGCGCTCGAGCGGGACAAGTGGGACGTCCTGCTGAGCCAGAACCACCACAGCACCGAGATCTTCCGCAGCGCCTACGCGTGGGAGGGCGTCTTCTACGAGGAGGGTTATCCCCGCAACGACGCCCTGGTCGAGGGCTCGGGGGAGCAGGTCCGCGAGCGCCTCGGGATCCGCCCGGACCAGAAGGCCGTGCTCTACGCCCCCACCTGGCGCGACAACGCCGCGGGGATGGTCGTCTTCCTCGACCTGGAGCGGCTCACCGCCGACCTCGGTGACGACTACGTCGTCCTGCTGCGCGGCCACTCCCGCACCGTCGGGCACGGGCGCAGCGTGGACCTGCCGGGCGTGGTCGACGTCACGACCTACCCGAGCATCACCGAGCTGTTCCTCGCCGCGGACGCGATGATCACCGACTACTCCTCGGTGATGTTCGACTACTCCGTCACCCGCCGGCCGATGATCTTCTACGTGCCGGACCTCGACGAGTACCGCGACGACGTCCGCGGGGTCTACTTCGACCTCGGCGAGGAGGCTCCCGGGCCCGTCGTCGCCACCCAGGACGAGGTGGTCGCGGCGATCCGCGAGATGGACGACACGCAGCGGTATGCCGAGCGCTACGCCCGGTGGGTCGAGCGGTTCAACCACCTCGACGACGGCCACAGCGCCGAGCGGGTGGTCCGCCGCCTCTTCGACGGGGCCTGAGCCCGAGCTCCCCGCTCGGAGGCGGGGCTCAGAAGAGGGCGGCGACCAGGCCGACGACCGAGCGGCGACGGCCGGTCGGGAGCACCACCGGCTCCTGGGCGCGGGTGGGCCGGGGTGCCGCCACGGCACGCCGCGAGAGCTCGTCGACGGCTCGTGCGACGGCGCCCTGGTCCGCGCTCTGCGGCAGCACCGACTCCGTCGGCCGGGCCTCGGGAGCGGGCCTGCCCGGCTCGACGAGCAGCAGGCACGGGACCGCCCGCTGCGCGCACCAGTCCCGGTCCTGCTGCTGGGCGGGCCAGCGGACGACCCGCACGGGGGTCCAGCCTGACGCCATGTCGGTCTCCTCACCTCGGCTCGACGACACGGCCAGTCTGCCCTGCCCGACAGCCCTCGGAGAGCCGGATCGGGCCGCCCCGGCGAGGGTTCACGAGGCGTTCACGCAGCGGTCGCCCCGGGGTCGGCCGCAGGTCGCAGGAGGGCCGCGACCGGCACCCGGTCGCGGCCCTCCTGAGCGGACGAGGCGGGGTCAGCCGTCGCTGCCCGGCTGGCCGCCGAGCTCGCTCATCTCCATGACCTGGTCCTCCGCGGGAGCCTGGATCTCCTGCGGCTCGCCCCAGTTGTCCGTCGTCATCTCCATGGACACGCCCTCGAGGTCGAAGGTCAGCTGGCGCATGAGGTTGTCGTCGTCGAGCCAGACCTCGTAGACGACGGTGTCCGGCATACCCGGCGCGGCCGTGGTGGCGGCCTCCCCGCCGGCGGCCGCGGCCGCCTCCGGGTCGAGCGTCACCTGGTAGTGCCGCATCTCGGTGCCGTCGACGTCCTCCTCGCCGACGAGGACCACGCTCTGGGCGCCCTGCTCCCACGCCTCCCACTGGGTGGAGACGTCGAGGTCCTCCATCGCGCCGGCCTGGCCGAGCAGGTCCTCCCCGCCCCGGACGTACATGCCCTCCGGCGTGACGCCGGGCATGGCGAGGTAGACCTCGCCACCGGTGGTGATCATCTCCATGTCGCCGACCTGGGGCATGGTCATGGTGATCTGCATGAGCGGCTGCTCGCCGGACAGGTCGACAGCCCCCTCGGCGTCCATGGCCTGGCCCGAGGCGTCCATGCTCATGGTGAGGGTGTAGCTGGACAGCGTCTCCTCGCCGGGCTCCTGCATCATGGCGAGGAAGTCCTCGACCGGGATCTCCTCGCCGTCGGCGGCGGCCGCCTCGCTCGTGTCGTCGGCCCCGGCGGCGTCCTCCTCGCTCGTCTCGGGGGCGCTGCTCTCCTGCGCGTCCTCGGTGCTGGAGGCCTCGCCGGACCCGCCCTCGGGGTCGGTGCTCTCCCCGCCGCCGCAGGCGGCCAGCCCCAGGCTCAGGACTCCGGCGCTGACGATCGCGCCCAGCCGCTTCCGCGTGCTGCTCATGTCGGTCTCGCTCTCCCTGCTACCCCCGCTCCGCGGAGGGGTGGTGGATGGTGGTTCCATCGTGGCACAGCGGGGACTTCGGTTCTTCCCCGGCGGCGGTGCTGTGGTCGAATGGGGACTCTGTCCGTCTTCCCTTCGCCAGAACGCAGGAACCACCACGTGACCGGCAACGCCACCTTCCGGCACAGCGACACCGCCGTGCTGTCCGTCACCGCCGTCGACGCGCCGATCGTCAAGACCTCGGCCGAGTTCGACGAGGTCATCGGAGACTCCTACGGCCGCAACGGCCTGCGCCCCGGGATGCTGGCCAAGCTGGCCGGGATCTCCGAGCGCCGGTGGTGGCACGAGGACCAGAGCTTCGTCGACGGCGCGGTCCAGGCCGCCCAGGAGGCGCTGGCCCAGGCGGGGGTCGACGCCGATCGGGTGGGTCTGCTCATCAACACCTCGGTGAGCCGCGAGCACCTCGAGCCCTCGATCGCGGTCTCGGTGCACCACGCGCTGGGCCTGCCCTCGGCCTGCCTGAACTTCGACCTCACCAACGCCTGCCTCGGCTTCGTCAACGGTATGCAGCTGGCGGCGACGATGATCGACGGCGGACAGATCGACTACGCCCTCGTGGTGTGCGGCGAGGGCTCCCGGGTCCCGCAGGAGCGGACGCTGGAGCGGCTGTCCGGCCCGGACGCGACCGCGCAGGACATCGTCAGCCAGTTCGCGACCCTCACCCTGGGTTCGGGGGCGGCCGCCATGCTGCTCGGTCGCGCCAGCGAGCACCCGGAGGGGCACCGGGTCGTCGGCGGGGTCACCCGAGCCGCCACCGAGCACCACGAGCTGTGCGTCGGCGACTTCACCGAGATGCGGACCGACGCCCAGGGTCTCCTGGTCGCGGGGATGGGGCTGGCCGGCGCGCTGTGGCGCGACGCCGCGCAGGAGTTCGACTGGCAGGAGATGGACCGCTACATCGTCCACCAGGTCTCGCAGGTGCATACCACCAAGACGGCCGAGGCCCTCGGCATCGACCTGGAGCGGATCCCGCTCACCTTCCCCACCTACGGCAACGTCGGACCCGCCGCGGTCGCGATCACGCTGGCCAAGGAGGCCGACAGCCTGGAGCGCGGGGACCGGGTGCTCATGATGGGCATCGGGTCCGGGCTCAATATGACCTGCGTCGAGATCGACTGGTGACCCGAGCCGAGCGACGCTGAGCGTGGACCTCCCGCAGCCCTCCCCCCGCCACCGGATCCAGGACCCCGCGCGCCGCGCCGCGCACGACCGGGTCGGACTGCCGTCGGCACCGCTGCCCGGGCTGGACCCCGACTGGTCCCGCGTGGTGGTCGCGGCGGACGCCGAGGGCCGGACCCGGCGCTGGCACGTGCTCGACAACGGGCCCGCGCTGGAGGCCGCCGGAGCCGAGATCGAGGGCACCGTGCTCGCCGTCCACGGCAACCCGACCTGGTCCTACCTGTGGCGCCGGGTGCTCGCGCAGGCACCGCTGGGGTGGCGCGTCGTCGCCGTCGACCAGCTGGGGATGGGCTGGTCCGAGCGGCCCGGCACCCCGCGCACGCTGCCGCAGCGGGTCGCCGACCTCGGTGGGCTCACCGACGCGCTCGGCCTCACCCGTCCCGTGGTGACCCTGGCCCACGACTGGGGCGGGCCGATCAGCCTGGGGTGGGCGCTGGCGCACCGCGACGAGCTGGCGGGGGTGGTGCTGACCAACACCGCCGTGCACCAGCCGGTCGAGCACGCGGCACCCGCGGTCATCCGGCTCGCCCGTGCGCCCGCGCTGCTCGCGCAGGTGTGCCGCACGACACCGGCCTTCGTCCGGGCGACCACGGCCCTGTCGCGCCCGGCCCTCCCCCGCGACGTGCGGGACGCCTTCGCCGCGCCCTACGCGAGCGCCGCGCGCCGGGACGCCGTCGCCGACTTCGTCCGCGACATCCCCTTCGAGCCCGACCACCCCAGCCGCGCCACCCTCGACGAGATCGCCGCCGGCACCGCGACGCTCGACGTCCCGGCGCTGCTCGTGTGGGGCCCGCGCGACCCGGTCTTCTCCCAGCGCTACCTGGAGGACCTCGTGCGCCGGCTGCCGCACGCCGACGTGCAGGTCTACCCCGGCGCCTCCCACCTCGTCCTCGAGGACCGGCCCGAGGGGGTGGGGGTCGTCTGGGACTGGGTGCGGCGGACCGTCGGCGGAGAGGGTGAGCCCAGGGGGGCCGAGGCCGGCCCGCGGACCACGGCTGCCGCACAGGTGCCGGTCCGGGTCGACACCGGCCGGCCGGACGAGGTCGCGATCGTCGAGCTCGGCGGGGCCGCTCGCAGCGTGACCTTCGGCGAGCTGGACGCCCGGGTGGACGCCGTCGCGCGCGGCCTGGCGGGCAGAGGGGTGCGCACCGGCGACCGGGTCGCCGTCCTCGTGCCCCCCGGCGTCGACCTCACCACCGTCGTGTATGCCGTGTGGCGGCTCGGCGCGGTCGTGGTCGTGGCCGACGCGGGGCTGGGGCTGGCCCGGCTCGGCGCCGCGTTGGCCGGGGCGGGGCCGGCGCACGTCGTCGGCATCGGGCGCGCGCTGGCCCTGGCGGCGGTGACCCGGGTGCCCGGGTCGCGGATCCGCACCGACGGCGGCGGCCTGGACGCGCTGGCGGACGAGGGCGCCCGGCTGGACGACCCGCTGCCCGAGGACCTCGACGACGGCGCCGACGGTGCGATCCTCTTCACCTCCGGCGCCACCGGACCGCCGAAGGGGGTCGTCTACACCCGTCGCGGCCTCGGCGCCCAGGTCGCCCTGCTGCGCGACACCTTCGGCTTCGGGCCGGGCGAGCGCTTCGTCGCCGCCTTCGCCCCCTTCGCGCTCTACGGTCCCGCGCTGGGGCTGCCCAGCGCCGTGCCGGACATGGACGTCACGGCCCCGCACACGCTCACGGCGACCGGGCTGGCCGACGCCGTGGCCGCGGTGGACGCCACCATGGTCTTCGCCGCGCCGGCCGCGCTGCGCAACGTCGTCGCGACCGCGGGGGCGTTGGACGCCGAGCAGCGTGCGGTGCTGGGCCGGGTGCGCCTCGTGCTCTCCGCAGGGGCGCCGGTGCCGCCGGAGCTGCTCCGCGAGGTCCGGCAGGTGCTGCCGGCGGCGCAGACGCAGACCCCCTACGGCATGACCGAGGCGCTGCCGGTGGCGACCCACGACCCCACGACGCTGTCCCCGGAGGACCTGGCGGGCGGCTCCGGCGTCTGCGTCGGGCGACCGGTGCCGGGGGTGGAGGTCGCCATCGCCGCGCTCGGTCCGGACGGCATACCCGCGGAGGACCTCGCGACCGGCGACGGGACCGGTGCGGACGTCGTCGGGGAGATCGTCGTGCGGGGCCCGCACGTCAAGGACCGCTACGACCGCCGCTGGGCGGCCCAGGAGCACAGCGACCGGCCCGCGGGGTGGCACCGCACCGGGGACGTCGGTCACCTGGACGGCTCCGGCCGGCTCTGGGTCGAGGGGCGGCTGGCCCACGTCGTCACCACGGCCGAAGGCCCGGTGACGCCCTACCCGGTCGAGGACCGGGTGCGCGACCTCCCGGGCGTGGCCGATGTGGCCGTCGTCGGGGTCGGCCCGGCGGGGGCGCAGCTCGTCGTCCTCGTCCTGGTGCGCGGCGAGCGCGGCGGCCCGGTCGCGCGGGCCACGGGTGCTGCCCACGGCTCCGGGGCCCTGGCGCCGCCCGAGCTGGCGGCCCGGGCGCGGGCCGCCGCGGGGGTGCCGGTGGCCGCCGTGCTGGTCCGCGACTGGCTCCCGGTCGACGTGCGGCACGCCAGCAAGGTGGACCGGAGCGTCCTCGCCGGGTGGGCCGACGGCGTGCTCCACGGCCGCCCGCTGCGCGACCGCCTGCGCTCGGCCGTCGGTATGCCCGGACAGGCCCCGCGCCGCGCGCCGCACCGCAGGAGCCGCTGATGGTCGGGGCGGAGGAGCGCATGAGCGGACGGGTGCTCGTCACCGGCGCCAGCGGCATGCTCGGCGGCGCGGTGGCCGACCTGCTCGCGACGCGCGGGTGGGACGTCACCGTCATGCAGCGTCGCACCGCCGGCGGCCGGCACCGGGAGGTGCTCGGCGACGTCCGGGACGCCGAGGCCGTCGCCCGCGCGGTGGACGGGCAGGACGCCGTCGTGCACCTCGCCGCCAAGGTCGACGTCGTCGGCCCGTGGCGCGACTTCGTCGACATCAACGTGCGCGGCACGCGCCGGGTCATCGAGGCCCTGCGCGCCCAGGGTGGCGGCCGGCTGGTGCAGGTCAGCTCGCCGTCGGTCGCGCACACCGGCAGCTCGCTGGCCGGGGCGGGCGCCGGGCCCGCGAGCCCCATGCACGCCCGGGGTCACTACGCCCGGACCAAGGCGGCCGCCGAGCTCTTCGCGCTGGCGGCCGACACCCCCGACCTGCCCGTGACCGCCCTCCGGCCGCACCTCGTGTGGGGCCCGGGCGACACCCAGCTCGTCGGGCGTATCGCGCAGCGCGCCCGGCAGGGGCGGCTGGCGCTGGTCGGACCGGGCACCACGCTGGTGGACACGACCTACGTCGACAACGCCGCCGCCGCGATCGTCGCGGCCCTGGAGCGGAGCGAGGTCGCCCACGGGCAGGCCCTCGTCGTGACCAACGGCGAGCCACGCCCCATCGGTGAGCTCATCGGCGACATCTGCCGGGCGGTCGGTGCCCCCGCCCCCCGGCTGCACCTGCCGACACCGCTCGCCTGGGGGCTCGGTGCCGCCGTCGAGGGGGTGACGGCGCTCTCGGCACGGGTCCCCGGCATACCGACCGTCACGCAGCCGCCCCTGACCCGCTTCCTCGCCGAGCAGCTGTCGACGGCGCACTGGTTCGACCAGCGGCGTACCCGCGAGGTCCTCGACTGGCGCCCGGCGGTGAGCCTCGACGAGGGCCTCGACCGTCTCTGAACTGCGCGCGACTGCAGTGGTCATGTCGCGTCATCAGCAGTTCTCGCGGCACGACCGGTGCACTCGCGCAGCTTCAGGAACGGCACGGCCCAGACCTCGAACCGGCGGCGCTGCAGGCTCACCTAGACTCACGGCATACCGCTCGCGTCAAGGAGGACCACCCATGCCCGAGGCCGTCATCGTCGCTGCCGCCCGTACCCCCATCGGCCGCGCGTTCAAGGGGTCGCTGACCACCGCGCGCCCGGACGATCTCGCCGCCGGCGTCATCCGCGCGGCGCTGGACCAGGTCCCCGCCCTGGACCCGACGACGGTCGAGGACCTCTACCTCGGGTGCGCCGAGCCGTGGGGCGAGCACGGCTTCAACATGGCGCGCGTGGTGAGCGTGCTGCTGGGCCTGGACTCGGTGCCCGGCTCCACGGTCAACCGCTTCTGCGCCAGCTCGGTGCAGACCACGCGGCAGGCGCTGCACGCGATCAGGGCGGGTGAGGGCGATGTCTTCATCAGCGCCGGCGTCGAGTGCGTGTCGCGGTATGCCGACTTCTCCGGCGCCGGCGGCGGCAAGGAGTCCTGGCGCAACCCGCTCTTCGCCGACGCGGTGGCCCGGACGGAGGCGATGGCCGCGAGCAACGAGACCTGGACCGACCCGCGGGAGCAGGGCGGGCTGCCCGACGTCTACATCGCCATGGGGCAGACCGCGGAGAACGTCGCCACCTCGCTGGGCATCTCCCGCGAGCGCCAGGACGAGTGGGGCGTCCGCAGCCAGAACCGCGCCGAGAAGGCGATCACGGACGGCATCTTCGCCCGGGAGATCGCCCCGGTGACGCTCGCCGACGGCACCGTCGTCAGCACCGACGACGGCCCGCGGCCGGGCGTGACCCTGGAGAAGGTCAGCCAGCTGCAGCCGGTCTTCCGCGAGGACGGCACGGTCACCGCGGGGAACTGCTGCCCGCTCAACGACGGCGCCGCGGCCCTGGTCGTCATGAGCGACACCCGGGCGAGGGAGCTCGGGTTGACGCCGCTGGCGCGCATCGTGTCCACCGGCGTCTCCGCGCTCTCCCCCGAGATCATGGGCCTGGGCCCGATCGAGGCGAGCAAGCAGGCCCTGGCCCGCGCCGGGATGAGCATCGGCGACATGGACCTCTACGAGATCAACGAGGCCTTCGCCGTGCAGGTCCTCGGCTCCGCCGACGCGCTCGGCATGGACGAGGACAAGCTCAACGTCCACGGCGGCGCGATCGCCCTGGGCCACCCCTTTGGCTGCACCGGCGCCCGCATCTCCACCACGCTCATCAACGCGCTCCAGACCCACGACGGCCAGTTCGGCCTCGAGACGATGTGCGTCGGCGGCGGCCAGGGCATGGCGATGGTCCTCGAGCGCCTCTCCTGACCGGCCGCACGGTCTGCGTCGACCGGCCGCACGGTCTGCGTCGACCGGCCGCACGGTCTGCGTCGACCGGCCGCACGGTCTGCGTCGACCGGCCGCACGGCTTGCGCCGACCGGCCGCACGGCTTGTATGCGGCATACCTCCCGGGCGGCAGGTAGCCTGACGCAGTCCGTTCCGCCCACCCAGTGAGGTGACCCATGGCCGGTGGTCTGGCTGCCCTGCTCGACGACATCGCCGCGATCGCCCGCGTCGCCGCCGCGTCGGTCGACGACGTCAGCGCCGCCGCCGGGCGCGCCGGGGCGAAGGCCGCCGGGGTCATCGTCGACGACGCCGCGGTGACACCGCGCTACGTCACCGGCGTCGACCCCAGCCGCGAGCTGCCGATGATCAGGACGATCGCCATCGGCTCGGTGCGCAACAAGCTGCTCTTCATCGTGCCGGCGGCCCTCCTGCTCAGCGTGTTCATCCCGTGGCTGCTGACCCCGATCCTCATGCTGGGCGGCCTCTACCTGTCCTACGAGGGGGCGCACAAGGTCCTCGAGTGGTTCGGCGTGGGGCACGACTCCGCGCACGACGAGCCGGCGGTGGAGCAGGGGCCGGAGGCGGAGAAGAAGGTGACCTCGGGCGCGATCCGCACCGACTTCATCCTGTCCGCCGAGATCATGGTCATCGCGCTCAACGAGGTCTCCGAAGAGCCGCTGGTCACCCGGGCGGTCGTCCTCGTCGTCGTGGCGCTGGCCATCACCGCGCTGATCTACGGCGCGGTCGCGCTCATCGTCAAGATGGACGACATCGGGCTGAGCCTGTCCCAGCGTGACTCCGAGGGCGTGCAGAAGTTCGGCCGCGGGCTGGTCAAGGCCATGCCCGTCGTGCTGAAGACGCTGTCCATCGTCGGGGTGATCGCCATGCTCTGGGTCGGCGGGCACATCCTGCTCGTCGGCATCGACGACCTGGGCTTCCACCCGATCTACGACTTCGTGCACCACGCCGAGGAGGTCGTCGCCGGGCTGGTCCCCGCGATCGCCGGGGCGCTGAGCTGGCTCACCAACACCTTCTTCTCGGCGGTCCTCGGCCTCGTCGTCGGCCTGGTCGTCGTCGGCGTCGTGTCGGTCCTGCCCTTCGGCAAGGGGCACGCGAGCAAGAGCGAGTCCGAGCAGAGCGACGCCGGCGCGCACTGAGCAGCCCTGACGCGGCCCAGGAGAGGGCCGCAGGCTCAGGGCAGGGACCGCCGCAGCGCGGTGACCCGCCCGAGCAGGTCCTCCTCAGCCAGCCCCGCCTCCCGCCGGTCGAAGAACATGACCCGCAGCTGGTCCATGACGACCCCCGGCCCGTGGTCGGGGACGACCTGGCGACCCAGCCCGGTCGCGTCGGCGGTCTCGTCCGCGATGTCCTGCACCAGCTCCCGCACCGCGGGGTATGCCGCGAGCGCCCGCTCCAGCGGCAGCTGCTCCCAGCGGCGGACCACCCGCTCGACCTCGGTGTCCACAGCAGACGGCCCGCCGGCAGCAGAGCTGCCGGCGGGCCGCATACCTGTCACGGGGTGACCAGGGTCGATCAGTCGCTGCTCTGCAGGATCGCGAAGAGCCGCAGGAACTCGATGTAGAGCCACACCAGGCTGGCGACCAGGCCGTGGCCCAGGAGCCAGGAGTACTTCTCCGGGGCGCCACCGCTCACCGCGCGGTCCACCGAGTCGAAGTCGACGGCGAGGGAGTAGGAGGCCAGCCCCACGCCGAGCAGCGAGACGAGGATGCCGAGCGGGCCGCTGTAGATGCCCCAGCCCTCACCGAAGCCCATGAACGAGGCGGCGAGGTTGACGAGCAGGAAGACGAGGTAGCCCATGGCGAACATCCCGAAGATGCGCCGGCTCTTGCTCGTCACCTTGATGAAGCCGGCCTTCCAGCCGATGAACATGCCGGCGAAGGTCGCGACCGTCGCGATGACGGCGGTCGTCACCACGCCCTCGTACATGTCGATGAAGGTCACGCTGACCGCGCCGATGAACAACCCCTGGAGCACGGCGTGCACGAGGATGAGCCCGACGTTGACCTTCTTGCTGAAGCCGATGGCGAAGCTCAGCGCGAGCGAGCCGAACATGCCCAGCAGCCAGATCGGGGTGGTGACGTCGGGCTGCGCGCCGACGAACATCCAGGTCGCCGCGGCGACCACGACGACGATGCCGAAGAGCATGAGGCTCTTGACGATGACGTCGTCGAGGGTGAGGCGACCGGTCTGCGCCGGGCCGGCCGGCGTCTGGTCGTACATGTCCTGCAGCTGCTGGTCGGACATGGTCTCGCTGGGGCCGGGCTGGTACTGCGGGATTGGCGACCCGCCCTGCGCCTGCGCGTAGTTCTGCTGGCTGCCGGAGGGCTGGCCGAAACCGGCATACCCGCCCTGGGCGGCCTCCTTGTCGATGCGGTTGAAGACCGGGTTGACGGCCATGGAACCTCCCAGTGGTGCGGCACCGCGGTCGAGCGACCGCGATGTCAGGTGTCACCAGCATAAACGTGCAGGCCGACAGAAGGATTCCGGTCGTCGTGAGGCCTGCGTCACGATCTGGCCCCTGTCACCGCCGGGGGCTATCCTGGCGTCCCCCGTCCCGAGGAGAGGTATGCCGCGCCGCCCCGGCACCCGTGCGCTCACCGGCACCCTGACCCTGGCCCTGACCGCCGGCCTCGTTGGTGTGCCCGCGACCTCGGGCGCCGCCCCCTCCCCCGACGTCACCGCCACTCCCCTCGCAGCCCACCCCGGCGACGGTGGGGCCTACCCCCGGCAGGAGCCCCTGCCCGAGCCGCCGGTCGACGAGGACGACGCCGCGATCAAGCTCGGGCTCACGGCATACCACGACGTCTCGCGGCGGCTCAACGCCGCGATGGAGGGCTCGGACCGGGTCTCCGCCGAGGTCATCGGGACGACCGCCGGCGACCGCGACCTCGTGCTCGTCACGCTCACCGCGCCGGAGAGCCGGGGCCAGGCACGGCAGCAGCAGCGGCTGCGCGACCTCATCACCGAGGACCCGGCCCGGGCCGCGCGGGACCGGCAGGTGCAGCGGCGCTACAAGCTCCCGGTCTTCGTCAACGCCAACATCCACGGCAACGAGTTCGAGGGCACCGACGCGGCCCTGCGGCTCGTGGAGGACTACGCGACCAGCGAGGACCCCGAGGTGGAAGAGCTCCTCGAGCGCTCGCGCATCCACCTCGTCGTGACGATGAACCCCGACGGCCGGCACGACAACACCCGCCGCAACAGCGCCGGCTTCGACCTCAACCGCGACTTCGTCACCGCCACCCAGCCGGAGACGGTCGCGGTCCGCGACGCGCTCGTCGCGACCCAGCCGGCGCTCATGCTCGACCTGCACGGCTACGTCAACGGGACCCTGGTGGAGCCGACGACGCCGCCGCACGGGGAGAACTACGAGTACGACCTCTTCATCAAGCACGCCTACCCCAACGGCCTCGCGATGGAGGAGGCCATCAACGGCCTCGGCTACGACGAGAGCGACGGGGTCGAGCCGGTGCAGGTACCGCTGCGCGACTGGGACGAGGGCTGGGACGACTGG
This window contains:
- a CDS encoding CDP-glycerol glycerophosphotransferase family protein, whose translation is MTVPPVRPEQEQPAPTPLARARSAASRARAETERRARRLLRRQLTRARSSDSELLQRAYVLGRQGARRAINSVTHRQVGWVATLWGARWLEGTTYEIRGWAYERGYGHTSPPRIEVVLARPGGRVPVEAEVTPVVEMEVNAHATKGEFDYANTAFVARVDLAPVLADDDPRPWEVLLRVTGADGRAATGTLKYRHRDSSARMLGARTFSGGVQLVPRWVRRHGLFFDRVVPATLARDVAVEGRHVRAEVELRGITAQRVELISRYARRPVEVQDGGQRDGVLRVVAEIPETWVVLPEETDLLAPETEEVALDTQDATPETAAEEAGSEQSDDGAPVAQDDAREGQRRVAQTYQLVVVDQDGTEHVVATALDQSGPVQAPGSGLLAYAGSGGALYVADPLSHLVVTGTEVEPGEAPRLRLRGTWGGELEHLELAFAGRRQVVPASADLRPDGTWTAEVDLLQPLWGGPARLPRTGSYTLRGRDAAGGSVRVMAAPELVARTPEKLPVEQARLRWEIGKGRSLRLRVGLTRAPDELGSFHQRRMDAAYLAGPHEPQRSVYLESFYGRLATCNPHALDAVIAREHPDWVRYWGVTDLSVPVPEGAVSVVEGTQAWFDARARSRFVIANDWLRRRFTPQPFQTVLQTWHGSMFKRIGLDRPNVGASTREALALERDKWDVLLSQNHHSTEIFRSAYAWEGVFYEEGYPRNDALVEGSGEQVRERLGIRPDQKAVLYAPTWRDNAAGMVVFLDLERLTADLGDDYVVLLRGHSRTVGHGRSVDLPGVVDVTTYPSITELFLAADAMITDYSSVMFDYSVTRRPMIFYVPDLDEYRDDVRGVYFDLGEEAPGPVVATQDEVVAAIREMDDTQRYAERYARWVERFNHLDDGHSAERVVRRLFDGA
- a CDS encoding 3-oxoacyl-ACP synthase III, coding for MTGNATFRHSDTAVLSVTAVDAPIVKTSAEFDEVIGDSYGRNGLRPGMLAKLAGISERRWWHEDQSFVDGAVQAAQEALAQAGVDADRVGLLINTSVSREHLEPSIAVSVHHALGLPSACLNFDLTNACLGFVNGMQLAATMIDGGQIDYALVVCGEGSRVPQERTLERLSGPDATAQDIVSQFATLTLGSGAAAMLLGRASEHPEGHRVVGGVTRAATEHHELCVGDFTEMRTDAQGLLVAGMGLAGALWRDAAQEFDWQEMDRYIVHQVSQVHTTKTAEALGIDLERIPLTFPTYGNVGPAAVAITLAKEADSLERGDRVLMMGIGSGLNMTCVEIDW
- a CDS encoding alpha/beta fold hydrolase; the encoded protein is MDLPQPSPRHRIQDPARRAAHDRVGLPSAPLPGLDPDWSRVVVAADAEGRTRRWHVLDNGPALEAAGAEIEGTVLAVHGNPTWSYLWRRVLAQAPLGWRVVAVDQLGMGWSERPGTPRTLPQRVADLGGLTDALGLTRPVVTLAHDWGGPISLGWALAHRDELAGVVLTNTAVHQPVEHAAPAVIRLARAPALLAQVCRTTPAFVRATTALSRPALPRDVRDAFAAPYASAARRDAVADFVRDIPFEPDHPSRATLDEIAAGTATLDVPALLVWGPRDPVFSQRYLEDLVRRLPHADVQVYPGASHLVLEDRPEGVGVVWDWVRRTVGGEGEPRGAEAGPRTTAAAQVPVRVDTGRPDEVAIVELGGAARSVTFGELDARVDAVARGLAGRGVRTGDRVAVLVPPGVDLTTVVYAVWRLGAVVVVADAGLGLARLGAALAGAGPAHVVGIGRALALAAVTRVPGSRIRTDGGGLDALADEGARLDDPLPEDLDDGADGAILFTSGATGPPKGVVYTRRGLGAQVALLRDTFGFGPGERFVAAFAPFALYGPALGLPSAVPDMDVTAPHTLTATGLADAVAAVDATMVFAAPAALRNVVATAGALDAEQRAVLGRVRLVLSAGAPVPPELLREVRQVLPAAQTQTPYGMTEALPVATHDPTTLSPEDLAGGSGVCVGRPVPGVEVAIAALGPDGIPAEDLATGDGTGADVVGEIVVRGPHVKDRYDRRWAAQEHSDRPAGWHRTGDVGHLDGSGRLWVEGRLAHVVTTAEGPVTPYPVEDRVRDLPGVADVAVVGVGPAGAQLVVLVLVRGERGGPVARATGAAHGSGALAPPELAARARAAAGVPVAAVLVRDWLPVDVRHASKVDRSVLAGWADGVLHGRPLRDRLRSAVGMPGQAPRRAPHRRSR